From Helicoverpa armigera isolate CAAS_96S chromosome 26, ASM3070526v1, whole genome shotgun sequence, one genomic window encodes:
- the LOC126055967 gene encoding uncharacterized protein LOC126055967, whose translation MSQQLRDLHAKLKYLREYVIKLGPNGRTGNLGFKKLEDAEKEYSKLECILTQLNQEVKDQKLDKESCDICQILIDEIRHNFTKIKSLFSLRDSSSQTNDRDLIEYSICVTKMSESFDIKTAISLLPVMNGQEQVTNQLIDGILLYSSLINDDSRSKLIDFVLKTRLSPSAKLRLKTTYADIESLVGDIRFYLLPKKSAVALQTQLFRATQGRRTIEKFGSEIEELFVNLTIAQANEKRDAYEVLRPLNERTAIKRFSDGLTDKRLSTIIASRQFASLSEAITAAVDEQSMSLHPQEQVMQFRANHNVKRGNSRGFRGRGDRHFYNTKNNYNRNYNCYENSTGQGTSHSVNRGKHSGGQRQRQHFRGRPMRYQRVQHNTQESNGQDNLRNDVANNNDNLEFFRT comes from the coding sequence ATGTCACAACAATTGCGAGATTTACATgctaagttaaaatatttaagagaatATGTAATAAAACTTGGTCCAAATGGACGTACAGGAAATTTAGGTTTTAAGAAACTAGAAGATGCTGAAAAAGAATATAGTAAATTGGAGTGTATTTTGACTCAACTGAATCAAGAAGTTAAAGATCAGAAGCTAGATAAAGAATCTTGTGACATTTGCCAAATATTGATTGATGAGATACGACAtaattttacgaaaataaaGAGCTTATTTTCTTTGAGAGATAGTAGTAGTCAAACTAACGATAGAGATTTGATAGAATATTCTATCTGTGTTACAAAAATGTCAGAGTCATTTGATATTAAAACTGCAATTTCCCTGTTGCCGGTAATGAATGGCCAGGAGCAGGTGACAAACCAACTTATCGATGGTATTCTTCTTTATAGTTCGCTCATCAATGACGACAGTAGAAGTAAATTAATAGACTTCGTATTAAAAACACGTCTCTCTCCTAGTGCAAAACTGCGCCTTAAAACTACGTATGCTGACATTGAAAGTTTGGTAGGAGATATTCGCTTTTATTTGTTACCGAAAAAATCGGCGGTAGCATTACAAACCCAATTATTTAGAGCTACTCAAGGTCGCAGGACTATAGAAAAATTTGGGTCTGAGATCGAGGAGTTGTTCGTAAATTTGACGATTGCTCAGGCTAACGAGAAGCGCGATGCATATGAGGTATTGCGTCCTCTCAATGAAAGGACTGCAATTAAAAGGTTTAGCGATGGTTTGACCGACAAACGGCTCAGCACTATCATTGCCTCGCGACAGTTTGCGTCCTTATCTGAAGCTATTACAGCTGCGGTAGACGAGCAGTCTATGTCTCTCCACCCACAAGAGCAGGTTATGCAATTTAGAGCCAACCACAATGTTAAACGCGGAAACAGCAGAGGATTCCGAGGCCGAGGAGATAGGCATTTTTATAACACCAAGAATAATTATAATcgtaattataattgttatgaAAATAGCACAGGTCAAGGAACTTCACATAGCGTAAATCGCGGCAAACACTCAGGCGGTCAGCGCCAGCGTCAGCATTTTCGCGGCCGTCCGATGCGTTATCAGCGTGTTCAGCATAACACGCAAGAGTCCAATGGCCAAGACAACTTGCGCAATGATGTCGCAAATAATAATGACAATTTAGAGTTTTTTCGTACCTAA